A region from the Natronomonas salsuginis genome encodes:
- a CDS encoding metal ABC transporter permease, whose amino-acid sequence MNPNDTPRGAVDPALTVAGPIGELRDVILDGVWGGAMRFVAEVSGIDALGFAFMQRAYLAAICIALIGPLVGTFLVHREMAMIGDTLAHSAFAGVAAGLFANAVFAVTLPPLLVALVVASLAALLVQMLIDYAGAYRDTSLAIVLTGSFAIGSVLITATDGGISVGINAYLFGSLATVSRTNAALLLGMTIVVGAAIALAYRPLLYVTFDEIGARAAGLDVARYNRLLAVLTAVVVVGAMQIMGVILVAAMLVIPVATTTAVSGFKRSAAAAVAVGQFATITGVTLSYVYDVAAGGTIVLVAISAYLAAAVANRIRRRPVDARRTRSEGARSAPISNGDDGE is encoded by the coding sequence ATGAATCCAAACGACACACCGAGAGGAGCGGTCGATCCCGCGTTGACAGTCGCCGGACCCATCGGGGAGCTACGGGACGTGATTCTCGATGGCGTCTGGGGCGGCGCGATGCGGTTCGTCGCGGAGGTGAGCGGTATCGACGCCCTCGGCTTCGCGTTCATGCAGCGAGCGTACTTGGCCGCGATCTGCATCGCACTCATCGGTCCGCTCGTCGGGACGTTCCTCGTTCATCGGGAGATGGCGATGATCGGCGATACGCTCGCCCACTCGGCGTTCGCCGGAGTCGCTGCCGGACTGTTCGCGAACGCGGTGTTCGCGGTGACCCTCCCGCCGTTGCTCGTGGCGCTCGTGGTCGCCTCGCTCGCCGCGTTGCTCGTTCAGATGCTCATCGATTACGCCGGCGCCTATCGGGATACGTCGCTGGCCATCGTCCTGACGGGATCGTTCGCGATCGGCAGCGTACTGATCACGGCGACCGACGGCGGGATCTCGGTCGGCATCAACGCGTATCTCTTCGGTTCGCTCGCGACGGTGTCGCGGACGAACGCCGCACTCCTGTTGGGAATGACGATCGTCGTTGGCGCTGCGATCGCCCTCGCATACCGCCCGCTGCTGTACGTGACCTTCGACGAGATCGGGGCCCGCGCGGCCGGCCTCGACGTGGCGCGATACAATCGGCTGCTCGCGGTGTTGACCGCCGTCGTCGTCGTCGGGGCGATGCAGATCATGGGCGTCATCCTCGTCGCCGCGATGCTCGTGATCCCCGTGGCGACGACGACGGCAGTGAGCGGGTTCAAGCGCTCCGCCGCGGCCGCGGTCGCGGTCGGGCAGTTCGCGACGATCACCGGCGTCACGCTCTCGTACGTCTACGACGTCGCCGCAGGCGGGACGATCGTGCTCGTGGCCATCTCGGCCTACCTCGCCGCGGCCGTCGCCAACCGCATCCGACGGCGACCGGTGGACGCCCGACGAACGCGCTCTGAGGGTGCTCGATCCGCCCCGATCTCGAACGGCGACGACGGCGAGTGA
- a CDS encoding metal ABC transporter substrate-binding protein, which produces MDLTRRRLLAAGAVTAFSGGVAGCLDRSGGQTGGETTGTTAQASFFVFGDVTSQVAGDAANADLLVPVGQHGHGWEPGPRVREEIHGADLFVHGMDGFQPWVDDIKRDLDADGSDVVPIDASAGISLIEAGHSDHQENHEDEHNHEDEHNHEDEHNHEDEHNHEDEHNHEDEHNHEDEHNHEDEEGHGHDHSGGMDPHFWMDPLRVKEAVGNVRRGLTEVDAEDADVYAENAEAFNGRLDDLHERIETIVADASNDVILIAGHDSFGYFSDRYGVRIEALTSVSPDDIPTPRDIEAAQEVISTHDLRYICADPLESQAAAEQLVAETDAEEVLPLTAMPGLTDEWAGDEWGYLDVMENVNLPTIERVLNA; this is translated from the coding sequence ATGGATCTTACCAGACGACGACTGTTGGCCGCCGGAGCCGTAACCGCTTTCTCCGGCGGTGTCGCCGGCTGTCTCGACCGCTCAGGTGGACAGACGGGAGGGGAAACGACCGGAACGACGGCGCAGGCGTCGTTTTTCGTCTTCGGCGACGTCACCTCGCAGGTCGCGGGCGACGCCGCAAACGCCGACCTCCTCGTTCCGGTGGGCCAGCACGGCCACGGCTGGGAGCCCGGCCCGAGGGTGCGCGAGGAAATTCACGGGGCGGACCTCTTCGTCCATGGCATGGACGGCTTCCAGCCGTGGGTCGACGACATCAAGCGCGACCTCGATGCGGACGGCTCCGACGTCGTGCCGATCGATGCCAGCGCGGGGATTTCGCTGATCGAGGCCGGGCACTCCGACCACCAAGAGAATCACGAAGACGAGCACAACCACGAAGACGAGCACAACCACGAAGACGAGCACAACCACGAAGACGAACACAACCACGAAGACGAACACAACCACGAAGACGAACACAACCACGAAGACGAACACAACCACGAAGATGAAGAGGGACACGGGCACGACCACAGCGGAGGGATGGACCCTCACTTCTGGATGGATCCACTTCGCGTGAAAGAGGCGGTTGGGAACGTCCGTCGAGGACTCACGGAGGTAGACGCCGAAGATGCCGACGTGTACGCCGAGAACGCGGAGGCATTCAACGGCCGCCTCGACGATCTCCACGAACGAATCGAAACGATCGTCGCCGATGCGTCCAACGACGTCATCCTGATCGCGGGCCACGATTCGTTCGGATATTTCTCCGACCGCTACGGCGTGCGGATCGAAGCGCTCACGAGCGTCTCCCCGGACGACATTCCGACGCCCCGGGATATCGAGGCCGCCCAGGAGGTCATCTCGACACACGATCTTCGATACATCTGTGCGGACCCCCTTGAATCGCAGGCGGCGGCCGAACAGTTGGTCGCCGAGACCGACGCCGAGGAAGTGCTCCCACTGACCGCGATGCCGGGACTGACCGACGAGTGGGCGGGGGACGAGTGGGGCTACCTCGACGTTATGGAAAACGTTAACCTTCCAACGATAGAGCGGGTATTGAACGCATAA
- a CDS encoding MBL fold metallo-hydrolase, with the protein MARRVTDGVTLLEIAWPEPIGANAYLVDDGEVTLVDAGVPLPRRSLTGQIRAAGYAVSEIDRVLLTHYDIDHVGGLARIDLDAPVYVGALDCRLVRRAWSPSWRHHKGAFHRIVRRLYPLSGIELRPVVDGDRIGGFDAFHTPGHNPGHTVYLQEELDAAMLGDLVWNTATGFVPPPWIDSYDTDRIEASIARIAGKRFEAACMGHGTPLSSGGDRALGALSDGLSAR; encoded by the coding sequence ATGGCTCGTCGGGTCACGGACGGCGTCACGCTCCTTGAGATCGCGTGGCCCGAGCCGATCGGCGCGAACGCGTACCTCGTCGACGATGGGGAGGTGACGCTCGTCGACGCCGGAGTGCCGCTCCCCCGCCGCTCGCTGACCGGCCAGATACGAGCGGCCGGATACGCCGTCTCTGAGATCGATCGCGTGCTCTTGACGCACTACGACATCGATCACGTCGGGGGGTTGGCCAGGATCGACCTCGACGCGCCGGTCTACGTTGGCGCGCTGGATTGCCGCCTCGTTCGTCGTGCGTGGTCGCCGTCGTGGCGGCATCACAAGGGGGCGTTTCACCGGATCGTGCGACGGCTGTACCCGCTTTCGGGGATCGAGCTTCGCCCCGTCGTCGACGGGGACCGGATCGGCGGATTCGACGCGTTTCACACGCCGGGACACAACCCTGGTCACACGGTGTATCTTCAAGAGGAGTTGGACGCCGCGATGCTCGGTGATCTCGTGTGGAACACCGCGACCGGGTTCGTCCCGCCGCCGTGGATCGATTCGTACGACACCGATCGGATCGAAGCGAGCATCGCCCGGATCGCCGGGAAACGCTTCGAAGCCGCATGCATGGGTCATGGAACTCCTCTTTCGAGCGGGGGTGACCGCGCGCTCGGAGCGCTTTCGGACGGGCTCTCGGCTCGGTGA
- a CDS encoding metal ABC transporter ATP-binding protein, with product MTAVEVDDVTFAYGEQPVVERVTLDIDEGEFLGLVGPNGSGKTTLLKLMIGLHRPDNGTVTLFDEPAHAFDDGERIGYVPQDVTTAQSEMPITVREAVRMGRYPYRWVGRFDDGDRRAIDGAMERVGITDLADRRVGRLSGGQRQRVFIARAIASEADLLALDEPTVGVDAESRETFYDLLHGLNDEGLTIVLIEHDIGVVTTHASEIACLNRELFFHGDPERFVETNALADAYGGAQGVVHHDH from the coding sequence ATGACAGCGGTCGAGGTCGACGACGTCACGTTCGCCTACGGCGAGCAGCCGGTCGTCGAGCGGGTGACGCTCGATATCGACGAGGGGGAGTTCCTCGGCCTCGTGGGACCGAACGGTTCCGGGAAGACGACGCTGCTCAAGCTAATGATCGGCCTTCACCGACCCGATAACGGCACGGTGACCCTCTTCGACGAGCCCGCCCACGCCTTCGACGACGGGGAGCGTATCGGTTACGTGCCGCAGGACGTGACGACCGCCCAAAGCGAGATGCCGATCACCGTTCGGGAGGCCGTCCGGATGGGCCGCTATCCGTACCGATGGGTCGGCCGGTTCGACGATGGGGACCGTCGAGCGATCGACGGAGCGATGGAGCGCGTCGGAATCACGGACCTCGCCGATCGACGTGTCGGGCGTCTCTCGGGGGGACAGCGACAGCGCGTGTTCATCGCCCGGGCGATCGCCTCGGAGGCGGACCTGTTGGCGCTCGATGAGCCGACGGTCGGCGTGGACGCCGAATCCCGAGAGACGTTCTACGACCTGCTCCACGGACTGAACGACGAGGGACTCACGATCGTGCTTATCGAGCACGACATCGGCGTCGTGACCACTCACGCGTCCGAAATAGCCTGTCTCAACCGGGAGCTGTTCTTCCACGGCGACCCCGAGCGCTTCGTCGAAACCAATGCGCTGGCAGACGCGTACGGCGGCGCACAGGGCGTCGTCCACCACGACCACTGA
- a CDS encoding YbaK/EbsC family protein encodes MHPRAEEFTRTARDEYGIDVDVREFPEGTKTAADAAEAVGCSVAQIASGIVLSAGDGLVVSVTSGANRVDMAKIAATVGVKQDDVSMADADAIKETLGWSIGGVPPFCHATEVPVFMDETLAEFETVWAAAGTPKAVFEIEPETLAELADAPLIDVNQ; translated from the coding sequence ATGCATCCACGAGCCGAAGAGTTCACACGGACCGCGAGGGACGAGTACGGCATCGACGTCGACGTACGGGAGTTTCCCGAGGGGACGAAGACGGCGGCCGACGCCGCCGAGGCAGTCGGCTGTTCCGTCGCACAGATCGCGAGCGGGATCGTTCTCTCGGCCGGCGACGGACTCGTCGTTTCGGTCACGAGCGGTGCGAACCGCGTCGACATGGCGAAGATCGCCGCTACCGTGGGCGTGAAGCAGGACGACGTATCGATGGCCGACGCCGACGCGATAAAGGAGACGCTCGGCTGGTCGATCGGTGGCGTCCCGCCGTTCTGTCACGCCACCGAGGTTCCGGTGTTCATGGACGAGACGCTCGCGGAGTTCGAGACCGTGTGGGCCGCTGCCGGAACGCCGAAGGCGGTCTTCGAGATCGAGCCGGAGACGCTCGCAGAACTCGCTGACGCACCCCTCATCGACGTCAACCAGTAG
- a CDS encoding DUF6517 family protein, producing the protein MRRRALLAGAGGLTVSALSGCLGTAGLDEYEATPAGVDPAVREETGYEQTDVRDLVVRETVGFGGVSEEIVVTNYLTEHEKSISLGPFGSVRVAAFVLLTSPQISIAGQAFNPIAEMSTRELVDLLEADFEGINNVEHVSDGEVRILDQETVESIFEGKAQVNGTTVDVNIHITESVQTTNDHLITVGVYPTQVGSSEEENVRALMGGVVERTD; encoded by the coding sequence ATGAGACGAAGAGCACTCCTCGCCGGGGCGGGCGGACTCACCGTCTCAGCGCTCTCTGGCTGTCTCGGAACCGCTGGATTGGACGAGTACGAAGCGACGCCGGCCGGGGTCGACCCCGCCGTTCGTGAGGAGACGGGGTACGAACAGACCGACGTCCGGGATCTCGTCGTGCGGGAAACCGTCGGGTTCGGAGGGGTCTCCGAGGAGATCGTCGTCACGAACTACCTCACGGAGCACGAGAAGTCGATCAGTCTTGGCCCCTTCGGTAGCGTTCGAGTGGCGGCGTTCGTCCTCCTCACCTCGCCACAGATCTCGATCGCTGGGCAGGCGTTCAATCCGATCGCCGAGATGTCCACGAGGGAGTTGGTCGACCTGCTCGAAGCCGACTTCGAGGGGATCAACAACGTCGAGCACGTCTCCGACGGCGAAGTCAGGATCCTCGACCAGGAGACGGTCGAATCGATCTTCGAGGGGAAAGCACAGGTCAACGGGACCACCGTGGACGTGAACATCCACATCACCGAAAGCGTGCAGACGACCAACGATCACCTCATCACGGTCGGCGTCTATCCGACCCAGGTTGGGTCCTCTGAGGAGGAGAACGTTCGCGCTCTGATGGGTGGCGTGGTCGAACGGACCGATTGA